One Rosa chinensis cultivar Old Blush chromosome 5, RchiOBHm-V2, whole genome shotgun sequence genomic region harbors:
- the LOC112202946 gene encoding uncharacterized protein LOC112202946 encodes MARLFIGFCFAGSSMPRNKSKTNSSSGLPINKNSHNNRAGVPLSEPGEKHEYIMNTLIEPLFREGLRNSERNDWRQLIERVLKVENTPEKVSRFEEQVQAQEDSQTGPCSLANLDVLWRFYGAPVSCSLASKGLIPTLQLCDSDECGLCSVLRHEKRGICTTTSSMALEYIGDVTVRKAVILCKVVPGRIDLTSSEKEHDPLSCFNPSHNRKATVLYVRNSSALLPKYVVLFKRKQCGNLQN; translated from the coding sequence ATGGCACGGTTGTTTATTGGATTTTGTTTTGCGGGTTCTTCTATGCCTCGTAACAAGTCCAAAACTAATTCAAGTTCTGGCCTTCCAATCAATAAGAACTCGCACAATAATAGAGCTGGAGTACCACTCAGTGAACCGGGCGAAAAACATGAGTACATTATGAACACACTAATAGAACCTTTGTTCCGAGAAGGGTTGAGGAACTCTGAGAGAAACGATTGGAGGCAGCTAATCGAGAGGGTCCTGAAGGTTGAGAATACACCGGAAAAGGTATCTCGGTTTGAAGAACAGGTGCAGGCACAAGAAGATAGCCAAACAGGGCCATGTAGCCTGGCCAACCTTGATGTGCTTTGGAGGTTCTATGGCGCACCCGTGTCATGCTCACTTGCCTCGAAAGGCTTGATTCCAACCCTGCAGCTATGCGATTCAGATGAATGTGGTCTGTGTTCGGTTCTAAGACATGAGAAGAGAGGGATTTGTACTACAACGAGCAGTATGGCACTAGAGTATATTGGAGATGTTACGGTTAGGAAGGCTGTAATATTGTGCAAAGTGGTTCCAGGGAGGATTGACTTGACTAGCTCGGAGAAAGAACATGATCCATTGAGTTGCTTTAATCCAAGTCACAATAGGAAGGCTACGGTTTTATACGTGAGAAACAGCAGTGCTCTTCTACCTAAGTATGTGGTACTGttcaaaagaaaacaatgtGGTAATTTGCAAAATTGA